Within the Clostridium scatologenes genome, the region TTATGCCATTATACTTATTTATTAGTAAAATATTATTTTCTTTAATATATTTTTCTGCTAATTTATTGAGAATAGGAATATAGTACATTTTAGGATTAAATAAGTCATTAAAGCTATAAAGCTCACCATTCTCTACATTGACTGTTACAGAAGAATATAAAGTAAACCCATGAGCTGCTCTTTTTTCATAAACATACAAATCAAAAAGTATACTTAAAATACCATTTTTATTTAAAGTTACTTCATAAGTTCCCAGTACCTCTTGAAAATCTATAATTTCAGGACGTAATACTTGAATCCTAAAAAGCTTATCTACTTCATCTGTAATTATATTATTAACTTTTGTTATACTCTTCTCAGAATTTGGATTATCAATTACTGGATATGAAATTTTAAATTTAGGAGGCATTAAATTTTGAGTTTTTAAATTTATAGCTTTCCTAAAATTTCTATAATTATCAGTGATATTTTTATAAGCAAAAAAACCGTTACAATTATCAGGATAACTAAAATAAAACATTATTACTCCTTAAAAAACACATTATATATATATTTATTCTTTATAGCCAGATGATATAACTATGTATTACCTGCATATATTTTTTGATAATACTATTATGACTTTACACTTAAAATCTTCAAGTGAACATATTAATATATATTTTTATACTGTATGTGTACTAAAAATTAATGTTAATTATAAAATTTTATATTGACATAAAAAAAGCAGATGATATAATACATATAAATAGAATTTATACCAATAATCTATAGAATTTATCTATATTAAAAATATTTAGGGGGATAAAATCATGAAAAATATCATTGGAAAGGGAATAAGCGGAAAATATTATTTCTATTTCAGCTGGGGTTACTTTTATTTTAGCGCTGGTTATTTTTTCTGCAAAAAAATATTTATTCCAATTTTCAATGAGTTTAATAAGTCAAAATTTATTTCGTATAATAACCCTCTATACGTATAAGATTATAAATTTGATTTACACAATAAGGCTCATTGTAGCCTTATTTTTTTACCTAATTTTATGTAAAATACATCAATTATCTAATATGTAATTAAAAATCTCTATAGCGCGCAAGAAACTTTTGATTATATATTTAATAGTAAATCACTGCCACTAAATCATTGATTTCGTTTCACTACTTAAGAATTAAATAAAATTTATTTATAAAGGAGATGTATTATAATGGGAGATTTAAATAAAAATATAATTTTAATAGGCATGCCTGGTTCTGGAAAAACTACTATAGGTAAAATTTTGTCTAAAAAGCTTGGATTTAAATTTATTGATACAAATGAATGTACAGATAAATCTTCATCTAAGCTTCCAAGTGGACAATGTTCTATAATTTCCACTGAAGTAGATGTATTAAAAAAACACTTTTCTATAAAAGAAAATGGAGTTGTAATCTTCATAGATAAACCTGTAGAAAAAATTATAGAAGATGAAGAAGTCCTTAATAATAGAACGCTTCCAAAGGATGAAATTCTTAATCTTAGAGAAAATTTTCATGAAAAATACAAAAGCTACAAAAACTGTTGCGATTTGCATTTAATTAATAATAATAACGTTAATGAAGTTGTATATTATATTTGTTCCCTTTGGAGTTAATATAATATTTAAAGAAAGAAGTTACTACAAGTTGTATTAAACTGCATCTTGTAGTAACTTCCCAATTTTCATAATTACATTTAATATTCAAAAATAAAAAAACTTTTCCACTCTTTTATTTATATGAACTTCTGAAGATATGATATTCATTCTTAATCCTCTATTTTCTATTACTTTCTTTCTATTTGAGCATTTTTTGATTTTCTCTAAATCTTTGAAATTTTATAAGTGTTGCTCAAGTATTATCACAACACCTTCTTGTATGATTTCTACTTTCATCATAAAAAATCTACCCATATTCAGGGTTTTCACAAACTTTAATTCGTTGTATATCATATTTTGTTATCAATTCAAGAAAAAATGAAATAATTTCAAACAAAATAAAACTCAAATCCCATTTAACAGCAATAGCTTTAAAAAGAAACTATCCTAAAAAAATTATAGCTCTTCTTTAATAACTAAATTTTAAAACAGCAAATTAAAAATGTTAATTCACATATTAATAATATTAATTCTAAACTTTAAGATATAAATAATAACATTAATAATATTAAAATATAAGCAAATTAATATTAATTTTTTTAATTTTAGTATTGATTTATTTAATTTAAAGTGATATATTATAAACACAGGAAAGGAAGTGATAGTTTGCCATATAAGATTATTAGTAAATGCCCTGTTTGTTCTTCTAAACTTCTTATTTCAAAACTAAAATGTTCTAAATGCAATACTGTAATTGAAAATGATTTTGAAATGTCAAAGTTTGAATATCTCTCAGAAGAACAGCTAAAATTTATAGAAGTATTTTTAAAAAACAGAGGAAATATAAAAGATGTTGAAAAAGAGCTTGGCATCTCCTATCCAACCGTAAGATCAAAATTAGATGAAGTTATAATTTCTCTTGGATACAAAGTAGCAAAGGAACCTTCAGTAGATAAAAAGAAAATAGTAGATATGCTAGATAAAGGAGAAATAACTCCAGATCAAGCAATTAAAATGCTAAATGAATAGTATGTTAATTAAAAGTAACTTCATTATTACTTATGAAAACAAATAATTATATTAAAAAGTTTAAAAATTATAAAAAGGAGATTTTAAAATGAATGAAGAAATATCAAAAATATTAAAAATGGTAGAAGAAGGTAAAATAACTTCTGAAAAGGCAGAACAACTTATTGAATCACTTAATCCTAAAAATACATCCATTGAAACTTTTAAAACTATTTCAAATGATGCAGATATTATGAATAAAATGCTCAAAATAAAGGTTACTTCTCACGATGGAGACGATGTAAATGTTAATCTTCCAATTAAATTTATAAAAACCATGCTCAAAACCATAGGTAAAATACCAATAACTGATAATATTAAAGGAATGGAAAATTTAGATTTAAATCTTATTTCTGGTGCAATCGACAATAACCTTTCCGGAAAAATAATAGATGTTAAAAGCGCAAATGGAGATTTAGTAGAAGTTAGTATAGAATAGAGAGGATATATCATGAAAATATATATTAAATCGGGTAAAATGAGATTTACAATACCTGTGCCTAATGTACTTTTAAAATTTGGGATTTCAATTGTAAATGCCCCATTTATTCAAAAACATATATCTGAAAAAGATAAAAAATATGTAAATATGATTAACTGGAAGGAACTTTCAAGTTCTATTGACATATTAAGAGAATACAAGGGCTTAAAAATTGTAGATGTACACTCTAGAGATGGAAACCACGTTACTATAACTTTATAAAAAAAGTAATTTTAATAGATAAGGAGACAAAATGAAACTTCAAAAAAACTTATCATTTTATATGTTAGGTAGATTTATATCCTATATTGGAACTGGAATACAGCAAATAGCAATACCACTTTATATATTGGATATAACTCACTCTGCAATTATGATGGGAATATTTTCTGCCCTTAATCTATTACCTAATGTAATTACATTACCCTTTGCAGGTATTTTAGGCGATAGAAAAAACAGAAAAACTATTATGATAATAACTGATATTGGAAGAGGAGTTTTAATATTAACTTTAGGTATTTTAGCCTCTTGGAACAGCTTAAATATTTACTCATTGTTTTTAATACAAATATTTATTTCCATTATGGATAGTATTTTTTCAGCATCATCTACTGCAATTCTTCCAGAACTTATAAAAGAAGAGGAACTTATGAAAGCTATGTCCCTAAGAGGCAGTAGTGATGCAATTTCCATGATCATAGGTCCTTCTCTTGGAGGTATAATCTATGGAATTTGGGGAATAAAAACAGTATTTTGTTTAAATGGTTTATCTTTTATGTTATCAGCAATTTCTTCAATTATGATAGTTTATAAAAACTTAAATGTAGAAAAAGAAAAAATAACTTTAAAATCATTTTTCATAGAAAACGTCAGTGTAGCTAACTTTATAAAGAAAAATAAAGCTTTGAACCAACTATTCCTATTCTGCTTACTAATTAATTTTCTTGTTGCACCATTCTTTGATATAGTATTTCCCTATGTATTAAAAAAGTGTGTAGGTTTCAATTCTCAGCAATATGGTTATTTAATTTCATGTTTTACTGTTGGAATACTTGTTGGAAACATAGCCATAGGCATTTATTTAAAAAACTTTAGTACAAAAATAGTAATAAAGTTTGCAATTTTACTTGAAGCAGCTATGCTTTTCATTCTTACATTTTCAGTATATCCAAATTCCATAAATTATCTTGGTGGACATGACCTTAAATTATTTATAGTATTAGCAATAGTAATATTACTATGTGGGTTATTCAATTCAGGAATAAACACACCTATAAATGTAAATCTTCAAAAAATGGTCCCAAATGAAATGAGA harbors:
- a CDS encoding DUF3298 and DUF4163 domain-containing protein, with protein sequence MFYFSYPDNCNGFFAYKNITDNYRNFRKAINLKTQNLMPPKFKISYPVIDNPNSEKSITKVNNIITDEVDKLFRIQVLRPEIIDFQEVLGTYEVTLNKNGILSILFDLYVYEKRAAHGFTLYSSVTVNVENGELYSFNDLFNPKMYYIPILNKLAEKYIKENNILLINKYNGITREQQYYLTNNSLVLYYQVYEYTPYVYGLFKIEIPYDEIRNIIGPMGPIPKILS
- a CDS encoding shikimate kinase, translated to MGDLNKNIILIGMPGSGKTTIGKILSKKLGFKFIDTNECTDKSSSKLPSGQCSIISTEVDVLKKHFSIKENGVVIFIDKPVEKIIEDEEVLNNRTLPKDEILNLRENFHEKYKSYKNCCDLHLINNNNVNEVVYYICSLWS
- a CDS encoding DUF2089 domain-containing protein, with protein sequence MPYKIISKCPVCSSKLLISKLKCSKCNTVIENDFEMSKFEYLSEEQLKFIEVFLKNRGNIKDVEKELGISYPTVRSKLDEVIISLGYKVAKEPSVDKKKIVDMLDKGEITPDQAIKMLNE
- a CDS encoding SHOCT-like domain-containing protein, whose translation is MNEEISKILKMVEEGKITSEKAEQLIESLNPKNTSIETFKTISNDADIMNKMLKIKVTSHDGDDVNVNLPIKFIKTMLKTIGKIPITDNIKGMENLDLNLISGAIDNNLSGKIIDVKSANGDLVEVSIE
- a CDS encoding MFS transporter, whose product is MKLQKNLSFYMLGRFISYIGTGIQQIAIPLYILDITHSAIMMGIFSALNLLPNVITLPFAGILGDRKNRKTIMIITDIGRGVLILTLGILASWNSLNIYSLFLIQIFISIMDSIFSASSTAILPELIKEEELMKAMSLRGSSDAISMIIGPSLGGIIYGIWGIKTVFCLNGLSFMLSAISSIMIVYKNLNVEKEKITLKSFFIENVSVANFIKKNKALNQLFLFCLLINFLVAPFFDIVFPYVLKKCVGFNSQQYGYLISCFTVGILVGNIAIGIYLKNFSTKIVIKFAILLEAAMLFILTFSVYPNSINYLGGHDLKLFIVLAIVILLCGLFNSGINTPINVNLQKMVPNEMRARFFAILGVFCQGAVPFGSLIYGFILGKFSYQYVLLIVSIIFFIACFTFIMKANAEVYEPTVFKFQS